In the Engystomops pustulosus chromosome 2, aEngPut4.maternal, whole genome shotgun sequence genome, one interval contains:
- the RAB30 gene encoding ras-related protein Rab-30: MSMEDYDFLFKIVLIGNAGVGKTCLVRRFTQGLFPPGQGATIGVDFMIKTVEIKGEKIKLQIWDTAGQERFRSITQSYYRSANALILTYDITCEESFRCLPEWLREIEQYANNEVITVLVGNKIDLAERREVSQQRAEEFAGSQNMYYLETSAKESDNVEKLFLDLACRLISEARQNALVNNVDSSLPGEGKTITYLNCCNFN; the protein is encoded by the exons ATGAGTATGGAAGATTATGACTTTCTATTCAAGATCGTACTCATAGGGAACGCCGGCGTAGGGAAGACCTGTCTGGTGCGCAGGTTTACTCAG GGTCTCTTCCCCCCAGGGCAGGGGGCCACCATCGGGGTCGATTTTATGATCAAAACTGTGGAAATCAAAGGTGAAAAAATAAAG CTCCAGATATGGGACACCGCTGGCCAAGAGAGATTTCGTTCCATCACCCAAAGCTATTACCGTAGTGCCAATGCATTGATTTTAACCTATGATATCACATGCGAGGAGTCTTTCCGCTGCCTTCCGGAATGGCTGCGGGAAATAGAACAATACGCTAATAATGAAGTCATCACTGTGCTTGTGG GGAACAAGATCGACCTGGCAGAGAGGAGGGAAGTCTCCCAACAAAGAGCCGAAGAATTTGCCGGATCCCAAAACATGTATTACCTAGAAACCTCTGCCAAAGAGTCAGACAATGTGGAGAAACTCTTCCTGGACTTAGCATGCCGCCTCATCAGCGAGGCCAGGCAAAACGCCTTGGTGAACAATGTAGACTCCTCTTTGCCGGGTGAAGGGAAAACCATCACTTATTTGAACTGTTGTAATTTCAACTAG